GCCCGTTTTTCGTTAAACGAACCTTTAAAAGGTAAAATAAATTTCAAAAGTTTAGACGCAAGAATTTCACGGGTATTTAAACAACCCATTAAAATTATTTGCATAAAATACAACATTGCGTAAGTTACTTCGTAATTTAATTTAATATGATGTGTTTGCAAGTAATTCAAAATTATATTGAATTGGGAGCGGAAATTCGCTGGATTTAACGAAGCGGATGGGAAAATGTCAACATTGACTAATTTTTTATTTCAATATTGATATGTTTGGGCATTAGCTAAAATCAAATACAACAATTCTAATGCAAATTGAGAATCGTTAATTTCCTTAGTGCGATATTTAGAAAATTGTTCAAGCAAATTGCGTTTAATTATTTTGTTAAAAATAAAAGGGAAAGCGTAAGCAATCGCTTCTTTTTCCTCGGCGATTGTGTAAAGATGTTCCTCTTTTAAACGAGGTTTTGGTTTTCATTTTAATGCACCAGTAATATTTGGCGCAAATTCTAAAATTTCAGCGGGAGTAGCACTTAATTTATTGACTACGGTACTGACAAAATTATTTTTTATTTCCGACTGAGGTAACAAAACATAAACATATTGATTGCGTAATAAATGAATCGAACAACCAATATCATTTTGAATGCTACGACGTTTGCTATTAACAATGAAGCGTAGGCGCGATCCAAAAAATTCTAATGCGCTTTCAAGTAATAAAAATGCTTTTTTGTTTGGTTTAGTCAATACAAAAACAACTTCAAAATCTTGATTATTTTGCTCTTTAAGATGTTCGATAACGTGTTCAAGTTGGTTAAACTCACTTACACAAGGAACAATAATAGATAACTTCATTTATACCTCTACATTTTTATACTGCCAGATGTTCTTGGATATGGAATAACATCTCGAATATTATCAACGCCTGTTACATACATAACCAAGCGTTCAAAACCAACGCCAAATCCACTTGAACCAGAATCGCCAAAGCGTCTTAAATCAAGATATCACTGCAACTCGTCTTGTGAAATTCCTATCTCTAACGCTCTTGTCAGTAATTTGTCATAGTTTACTTCACGTTGACTACCTCCAATTAACTCACCAATACCTGGAACCAATAAGTCAAATGAAGCAACAGTTTCATTGTCGTTGTTTTGGTGCATATAAAATGCTTTAAACGATTTTGGAAAATTAATTACTGCAACAGGTCCTTTTGCAATTTCGGAAGCAAGATATTTCTCGTGTTCGGTTGCTAAATCTAAACCAAAGTGAATATTTTGCTCTTCGAAGCGATCTTTAACTTTCGCCAGCTCTTTAATTGCATCTCTATAATCTAAAACACTTAATTTAGTTGTAATAAATTTATTCAAAGTTTCCAGTAAATCGGGATTTACATTTTTTGTTAAGAATTCAAATTCTTTTGGATGTTTAATTATCGTGTTTTTAATAACGGTTTTTAAGAAATCATCCGCAAGATCGATAATATCATTTAAATCATAAAATGCAACCTCAGGTTCAATCATTCAAAATTCTGCTGCGTGTTTTTTTGTGTTTGAGTGCTCGGCTCGAAATGTCGGAGCGAATGTGTAAACTTTTTTAAAGCCAATCGCATAGCTTTCTGCGTGTAATTGACCCGTAACTCCTAATGTCGCTTTTTT
The Mycoplasmopsis californica genome window above contains:
- a CDS encoding glycosyltransferase, with the translated sequence MKLSIIVPCVSEFNQLEHVIEHLKEQNNQDFEVVFVLTKPNKKAFLLLESALEFFGSRLRFIVNSKRRSIQNDIGCSIHLLRNQYVYVLLPQSEIKNNFVSTVVNKLSATPAEILEFAPNITGALKWKPKPRLKEEHLYTIAEEKEAIAYAFPFIFNKIIKRNLLEQFSKYRTKEINDSQFALELLYLILANAQTYQYWNKKLVNVDIFPSASLNPANFRSQFNIILNYLQTHHIKLNYEVTYAMLYFMQIILMGCLNTREILASKLLKFILPFKGSFNEKRANKHLADLHQNLQKFHEENHEFFLTNIYIKKQLKEAEILRSLPNLDKIEDWYKSL
- the asnS gene encoding asparagine--tRNA ligase translates to MQEKSIKELFLNSEIYQNHELTFSAWVASNRGNKKIRFLAINDGSTVENLQVTFKGENFDFNLLDQIHIGAAIKVKGRIVLTPHAQQPLELIASEFTLLRDTELDYPIQKQAINVETLREIPHLRHRTSLIRTVMLIRSSLALEVHKYFENNGFLYFNAPIITSNDGEGAGETFEIKDSNLKEPFFGLNKKATLGVTGQLHAESYAIGFKKVYTFAPTFRAEHSNTKKHAAEFWMIEPEVAFYDLNDIIDLADDFLKTVIKNTIIKHPKEFEFLTKNVNPDLLETLNKFITTKLSVLDYRDAIKELAKVKDRFEEQNIHFGLDLATEHEKYLASEIAKGPVAVINFPKSFKAFYMHQNNDNETVASFDLLVPGIGELIGGSQREVNYDKLLTRALEIGISQDELQWYLDLRRFGDSGSSGFGVGFERLVMYVTGVDNIRDVIPYPRTSGSIKM